In a genomic window of Anaeromicrobium sediminis:
- a CDS encoding DUF1659 domain-containing protein yields MRXDVYAVASSLIGLQSNTALEVAKVNESELINE; encoded by the coding sequence ATTCGGTNGGATGTATATGCAGTAGCAAGCAGCTTAATAGGGTTACAATCTAATACAGCCCTAGAAGTAGCAAAGGTAAACGAATCTGAATTAATAAACGAATAG